In Deinococcus irradiatisoli, the genomic stretch GGCAGCTGAACCCGGTGTCCCGGGCCGAGCTCGAAGCGCTGGGCTCCCCCGCCCCGGACCTGCTGATCGTGGTGGGCGACGGGCTGAGCGCCGCTGCGCTGGACCACGCCCCCGAACTGCTGCAAGCCCTCTTGCCGCTGCTGGCGGGACTGGACGTTCAGCTGCTGCTGGCTCGCCAGTGCCGGGTGGCGCTGGGCGACGAGGCCGGCGAGGTGCTGGGGGCCCGCGCCGCCTTGATGGTGCTGGGGGAGCGCCCCGGCCTGAGCAGCGCCGACAGCCTGGGCGCCTACCTGACCTACGCCCCGCAGGTCGGGCGGCTCGACAGCGAGCGCAACTGCGTGTCGAACATCCGTCCCGGCGGCCTGGAACCGGCGGCGGCGGCGCGGCGGCTGGCGTATCTGGTGCGCGAGAGCCTGCGGCGCGAACTCAGCGGCGTGACGCTCAAGGACGAGAGCGAGGCCAGACCGGACGCTTTGCCCGGCGGCCCCCGATTACACTGAGCGGATGACCGAACCCGCCGCTTTGCCCGCTGCCCCCAGCCCGGCGGCCCCGGCCGACCCCGGAGCGTTCAAACGCCACTTCGCCCGCTGCCTGGCCGAGCATGGTCGCTTTAGCCACGCCGCCCACCTGCACCTGGCCTGGCTGCTGCTGGAAGAAGGCCCGGCCCTCGCCGCCCTGGCACAGTTCGACGCCGGGCTGCGGGCGCTGGCCGACGCCTCTGGGCAGCCGGAGAAGTACAACGCCACCCTCACCACCGCTTACTTTTTCCTGCTGCTGGAACGCCGTCAGGCCGGGCAGAGCTGGGAGACCTTCGCCGAGCAGCACGCCGACCTGCTTGACTGGGAGCAGCGGCAGAACTTTCTCGGCGCGTTCTACGACGAGGACACGCTGCGCTCGGAGGCGGCCCGCCGACACTTTCTGATGCCGAGGTGCCCCGACGCTGGGCCTTGACCCACCCACGCCTCTACGCCAAACTAAGCCCAGCGTCGATCCGCAGGAGTAGGCCGGGTCCCTGTTCGAGAGCGAGCCTGAGACGGTGAAAGTCAGGCGAACACACTCGGCGCGAAGGGCAGCGGGGAGCGCGGACTGGCCCGAATACGGGCCGCGTCCGACAACTTTTCCAAAGTGCTCCGGGCAGCGTTTCCGGGGAACTGGGGTGGAACCGCGCGAGCTTTTTGCGCCCCCAGGCGATGCGTCGCCGGGGCGTTTTTCTTTTCCGGCGGCGGCAAAAGGAGAAAGCATGCCCGCAACCTCGATGGAAGAACTCGTCAGCTTGTGCAAACGCCGGGGCTTTATTTTTCAGGGATCG encodes the following:
- the eutC gene encoding ethanolamine ammonia-lyase subunit EutC, whose amino-acid sequence is MSELDKTAPWAALRAFTDARIALGRAGTSLPTREVLTFNQAHAAARDAVWAEPEFGPLRRNWPQVPEVRSRAESRAVYLRRPDLGRQLNPVSRAELEALGSPAPDLLIVVGDGLSAAALDHAPELLQALLPLLAGLDVQLLLARQCRVALGDEAGEVLGARAALMVLGERPGLSSADSLGAYLTYAPQVGRLDSERNCVSNIRPGGLEPAAAARRLAYLVRESLRRELSGVTLKDESEARPDALPGGPRLH